A segment of the Pseudoalteromonas sp. DL-6 genome:
TGTACCCATCGCATTGGCAACGTCGTTTGCGCCAATACCATAAGCCATAAAAAAGCCGACTGCTGCGGCAATTAAAATTAATACCGTGCCGTAAGATGCAATGATATCCATTGTGTAACCTTAATCTTTCGTGTTTGAACTGATTTTAAATTAACGAGCTAACATCAGCTCAAGACGTGATCCTACGCGCTCTGCAATATCTGCAAGCTCGCCAACCCATTCAATGATTTTGTATAAAAACATTACATCAACTGGATTTAGCCCATCTTCTACTTTACGTAGTTGACGGCGTATTTTAATTTGCATTTCATCCGTGTCTTGTTCTATGGCATCCAATTCAACAAGCATTTTTTCAACCAGAGTTACTTCTCTGCCTTTAAAGCCTGTTTCTAACAATTCTTCTAATTCATTAATCGCTTTAGATGCTTGTTTAGTTGCATCTACACAACGAGTTACATATGCCAAAAAGTCTTCTTGAATCTCTTTTGGTATGATCATCTCACGACCAATTACGCGCCCAGCAATGTCTTTTGCTTTATTAGCAATTTTGTCTTGTTGGGTTACTAATTCGAGCAGATCTGTACGCTCTACCGGCATGAATAATCCACGCGGTAATTGTAGGCGTATGTTTCTTTTCATTTCATCGGCTTCACGCTCTAAGTTTCGAATAGTTAAACGTAGCTCTTCAGCTTGTTGCCATTCTTCTTTAAAAACGTGATTGAAAAAAGGTATCAAGGTTTTACTAGCTTGATGAACCTTTCGGATATGTTCTTCCATTGGTTTTATAGGAGATTTTGCAAATACTCCTAGAAACGCGTTTGTATGCATAACTGACCCTTAAATCAATTTAGTATGCTGATCAGCGTGAATTTTACAGCATTAAGCTCGATTGTGAACGCTTTTTATTGCTCAATGACCAGCAGACTAAAAGAAAAATGAATATTCATCCCTATAATTAAAAAGGATGATGGTTCAAAATTACAAAGACTTCTCTATATCTTCTTGAGATGTATGACGAATATCTTTTCCATTTACAAAATAGATAATATATTCAGCGATGTTTTGACAGCGATCACCGATGCGCTCTAATGAGCGAACAGACCATACTAAATCCATAATTTTTGGAATTGAGCGCGGATCTTCCATCATGTAAGTCATTATTTGACGGGTGATTGCTTCATATTCCCTATCCACTTTGGCATCCTCTTTATGCACTTCAAATGCACGTTGCACATCCATACGTGCAAATGCATCTAAAACGTCATGCAACATTTTAGATACTTGGCGTCCCATATTTTCGATATTTACTAATAAATCTTGTTGATCCTTAGTAAATGAGTCTAGTGCAACTTTAGCAATTCGCTTAGCTTCATCACCAATTCGCTCTAAATCGGCAATGGTTTTTGCAATTGCCACCACTAAACGCAGGTCGCTAGCAGCTGGCTGACGACGCGCGATAATGCGAGTACAGTCTTCATCAATACTCACTTCCATTGCATTAACTTTATAATCATTCTCACGCACTTTTTGTGCTAGTACCGCATCGTTTTGACTTACCGCGTCAAGGGCACTATTTAGTTGCTGCTCAACCAGTCCACCCATGCTTAGCACATGGTTACGGACATCTTCTAGTTCTTGATTAAAACGACCAGAAATATGTTTATTAATGTTGTGTTCCATAATGACCTTCTTTAATAATTTATTGCTTTCGCGTTTTAATCCGACTAGCCGTAGCGACCGGTAATATAATCTTCCGTTTTTTTCTTTGTAGGCGTTGTAAACAAGGTATTGGTATCTGAATACTCAATCAGCTCCCCCATATACATAAACGCTGTTTGATCAGAAACACGAGCTGCTTGTTGCATGTTGTGAGTAACAATAACCACAGTAAATTTATTCTTTAAATCATTAATTAGTTCTTCGATTACTAACGTTGAAATCGGATCCAGTGCTGATGTTGGCTCATCAAGCAGTAATACCTCTGGCTCAATCGCAATAGAGCGAGCAATCACTAAACGTTGCTGCTGACCGCCCGATAAACCAAATGCGCTATCGTGAAGTCTATCTTTTACTTCATCCCAAAGAGCTGCACCGCGAAGCGATTGCTCGACCACTTCATCAAGCTTACGCTTTTCTTTAATGCCTTGCAGGCGAAGACCATATACCACATTCTCATAAATTGATTTTGGAAATGGGTTTGGGCGCTGGAACACCATGCCAACATTACGGCGAAGCGCTGCAACATCAACGCTTTTATCGTAAATATTTTGCCCATGCAGCATGATTTCGCCTTCAATACGACAAATATCTACCAAGTCGTTCATGCGGTTAATACAACGTAATAAGGTTGATTTACCACAACCCGACGGGCCGATAAATGCCGTTACTTGGCCTTTAGGAATATTCATATTTACTTTACTCAGTGCTTGTTTATCACCGTAGTAAAGGTCGAGATCTTTAATTTCTAGCGCTTTTTGTTCGTCTGTTAAATTATTTAAATCTAACTTCAAGCTTGGCTTTGCTTGGTTTACTTTTGGAGCGACTGTAATCATGTTTGTTACCTATACTAAATTAATGCTCAAGCGATCTGAATTTTTCACGTAAATGGTTACGTATACCAATGGCGGTGATGTTAAGGGTAATAATAACCGACACTAACAAAAAGGCCGTTGCATATACCAGCGGACGCGCCGCTTCAACGTTCGGGCTTTGAAAGCCAACATCGTAAATATGAAAACCTAAGTGCATGAATTTTCTGTCTAAATGTATATATGGGAAGTTACCATCAAGCGGCAGCGTTGGCGCCATTTTTACCACACCCACCAGCATAAGTGGTGCAACCTCACCCGCTGCACGAGCAACCGCTAAAATTAAACCCGTCATAATTGCAGGACTGGCCATAGGAATTATGATTCGCCATAGCGTTTCTACCTTAGTCGCGCCCAGTGCTAGCGAACCATCACGGACCGTGCTTGGAATACGAGATAAACCTTCTTCGGTAGACACTATCACTACTGGCAACGTTAATATCGCCAAGGTAAGTGCTGACCATAAAACACCTGGGGTACCAAACACAGGGGTAGGCGATGACTCTGGATAAAATAATTGGTCAACACTACCACCAACCATATAAACAAAGAAACCTAAGCCAAATACACCGTATACAATAGACGGAACACCCGCCAAGTTAATAACCGCAATACGGATCATTTTAGTAATTGCATTTTTGGCTGCATATTCATGTAAGTAAATAGCAGCAACCACGCCAAATGGCGTTACAATCACAGCCATTAACATCACCATAAATACCGTACCAAAAATAGCAGGAAATACGCCGCCTTCGGTATTAGCTTCACGTGGGTCATCTGCAACAAACTTACCTAACTGCACAAAGTAATGACCTAGTTTAGCAAAAAAGCCCATATCGTTTGGAAACCATACATCCAACACTTGATAAAGCGGGATAGTAACAACCTCACCACGCATATCTTTTACGGTTACTTGATCACGTTTAGCTTGTTTACGCAGTGCGAATAGCTCTTTTTCTAATTCACCATATTGTGCACGTAAATCAGCACGCGCTTGAGCAAGCTCAGCAACACGCTCGTCAGTTAGCTCGTTATCAAGCAAGTAGGCTTTTTCTTGTAAACGTAAACGCTCTAGCTCATAGTTTATATGTCCTATGTCGCCATTTTGTAAATCAAGCGCTTCGTCATTTAAGTCGACTGCACGCTCTACAAGGTCATGTAAGGTTTCTACTTTATCTGCTGTTACCGTCTGACCGTCTTTAATGACGCTTTCTACATACCCGTAAAAATTACCGTTTTTACTGCGCTCGAATACCGCGAGTGCTTTGGGTGCTGAACTTTGTTTAATATCGGTTTCGAGTATCCAGCGAAAATCTAAATCAACATACTCACGGTTACCTGTTTTAATTAGTAAACGCTCAACCTCATCTTTTTCAAATTTAGAAACATCAATACCGGTTGCCGCTAAACGCGACTTAGGTACCAATTCACGGTCATAAATTTCACCAATAACGGTTTGCTTCGCAATTGAGCCTTCAAGCTCATACTGCATAACTTGAGATGGCCAAAAAAAGCTTAACCCCTTCCATGCAATCATGGCGAGTAAACCAATTACTGAAATTAAACTGATGCTGACAGCACCACCGGTCATCCAAATCCAAGGAGAACCAGACCTAAACCACTGCTTTACCATGTCGTGTTTCTCCACTTACATTGAGCTGTATTTTTCACGCAGCTGCTGACGAACAAACTCAGCAACGGTGTTGAAAATAAAGGTGAATATGAATAATACAAAGGCGGCTAAGAATAGAATTCGGTAATGCGAACTCCCTACTTCCGACTCTGGCATTTCGACGGCGATATTAGCGGCTAAAGTACGCATGCCTTGGAAAATACTCCAATCCATAATCGGGGTATTACCGGTAGCCATAAGTACAATCATAGTTTCGCCTACGGCACGGCCTAATCCCATCATTACCGCAGAGAAAATACCTGGGCTGGCCGTTAGTAACACCACGCGAATTAGGGTTTGCCACTGCGTTGCACCTAACGCTAACGAGCCATTTGATAAATGCTTAGGCACACTAAATACCGCATCTTCGGCAATTGAGAAAATAGTGGGAATAACCGCAAAGCCCATCGCAATACCTACTACTAATGAATTACGCTGATCGAAGGTCATGCCTAATTCATTAGTTAGGTATTGACGCACATTGCCATCAAACATCCATAGTTCGATACTTTCGCTCATCGCAAACGACAACCAACCAATAAATAACACCACAGGTATTAGTAAAATTGAATGTGAACCTTCAGGAATTTTATGGCGAATAACCGCAGGTAATTTAGTCCAGCCTAACGCCGTTGCTAAAATACCT
Coding sequences within it:
- a CDS encoding TIGR00153 family protein; this translates as MHTNAFLGVFAKSPIKPMEEHIRKVHQASKTLIPFFNHVFKEEWQQAEELRLTIRNLEREADEMKRNIRLQLPRGLFMPVERTDLLELVTQQDKIANKAKDIAGRVIGREMIIPKEIQEDFLAYVTRCVDATKQASKAINELEELLETGFKGREVTLVEKMLVELDAIEQDTDEMQIKIRRQLRKVEDGLNPVDVMFLYKIIEWVGELADIAERVGSRLELMLAR
- the phoU gene encoding phosphate signaling complex protein PhoU encodes the protein MEHNINKHISGRFNQELEDVRNHVLSMGGLVEQQLNSALDAVSQNDAVLAQKVRENDYKVNAMEVSIDEDCTRIIARRQPAASDLRLVVAIAKTIADLERIGDEAKRIAKVALDSFTKDQQDLLVNIENMGRQVSKMLHDVLDAFARMDVQRAFEVHKEDAKVDREYEAITRQIMTYMMEDPRSIPKIMDLVWSVRSLERIGDRCQNIAEYIIYFVNGKDIRHTSQEDIEKSL
- the pstB gene encoding phosphate ABC transporter ATP-binding protein PstB — its product is MITVAPKVNQAKPSLKLDLNNLTDEQKALEIKDLDLYYGDKQALSKVNMNIPKGQVTAFIGPSGCGKSTLLRCINRMNDLVDICRIEGEIMLHGQNIYDKSVDVAALRRNVGMVFQRPNPFPKSIYENVVYGLRLQGIKEKRKLDEVVEQSLRGAALWDEVKDRLHDSAFGLSGGQQQRLVIARSIAIEPEVLLLDEPTSALDPISTLVIEELINDLKNKFTVVIVTHNMQQAARVSDQTAFMYMGELIEYSDTNTLFTTPTKKKTEDYITGRYG
- the pstA gene encoding phosphate ABC transporter permease PstA — translated: MVKQWFRSGSPWIWMTGGAVSISLISVIGLLAMIAWKGLSFFWPSQVMQYELEGSIAKQTVIGEIYDRELVPKSRLAATGIDVSKFEKDEVERLLIKTGNREYVDLDFRWILETDIKQSSAPKALAVFERSKNGNFYGYVESVIKDGQTVTADKVETLHDLVERAVDLNDEALDLQNGDIGHINYELERLRLQEKAYLLDNELTDERVAELAQARADLRAQYGELEKELFALRKQAKRDQVTVKDMRGEVVTIPLYQVLDVWFPNDMGFFAKLGHYFVQLGKFVADDPREANTEGGVFPAIFGTVFMVMLMAVIVTPFGVVAAIYLHEYAAKNAITKMIRIAVINLAGVPSIVYGVFGLGFFVYMVGGSVDQLFYPESSPTPVFGTPGVLWSALTLAILTLPVVIVSTEEGLSRIPSTVRDGSLALGATKVETLWRIIIPMASPAIMTGLILAVARAAGEVAPLMLVGVVKMAPTLPLDGNFPYIHLDRKFMHLGFHIYDVGFQSPNVEAARPLVYATAFLLVSVIITLNITAIGIRNHLREKFRSLEH